Proteins from one Staphylococcus saprophyticus subsp. saprophyticus ATCC 15305 = NCTC 7292 genomic window:
- the hisIE gene encoding bifunctional phosphoribosyl-AMP cyclohydrolase/phosphoribosyl-ATP diphosphatase HisIE: MTTQEPDFDKGLIPVVLQDVRNKQVLMLGYMNETAYQKTLTEGIVTFYSRSKERLWTKGETSGHTQIVKHIHLDCDQDTLLIEVLPNGPTCHTGSQSCFNTSVPFNVQQLEQTVAASAQADKSNSYTQYLLKEGLEKITKKFGEEAFEVVIGAMKGDVEEVTNETADVMYHLFVLLHALNIKFEDVEKVLAKRHQTANNFKGERSDIDHW; the protein is encoded by the coding sequence ACTTATTCCTGTTGTATTACAAGATGTACGTAACAAGCAAGTACTTATGCTAGGATATATGAATGAAACTGCCTATCAAAAAACACTCACTGAGGGGATTGTTACATTTTACTCTCGCTCAAAAGAACGTTTATGGACTAAAGGTGAAACTTCAGGTCACACACAAATAGTGAAACATATCCATCTGGATTGTGATCAAGATACATTGCTTATTGAAGTACTTCCAAACGGACCAACCTGTCATACAGGTAGTCAAAGTTGTTTTAATACGTCCGTACCTTTTAATGTGCAACAACTTGAACAAACAGTTGCAGCAAGTGCGCAGGCAGATAAAAGTAATTCGTATACTCAATATTTATTAAAAGAAGGACTTGAAAAAATAACTAAAAAATTTGGTGAGGAAGCATTTGAGGTGGTGATTGGTGCAATGAAAGGCGACGTTGAAGAGGTGACGAATGAAACCGCCGATGTTATGTATCACCTTTTTGTATTATTACATGCTTTAAATATTAAATTTGAAGATGTTGAAAAAGTACTAGCAAAACGTCATCAAACAGCCAATAATTTTAAAGGCGAACGAAGTGATATTGATCACTGGTAA
- a CDS encoding ABC transporter substrate-binding protein has product MFLAACGNGSKNSESKDDKGTKTYTTDDGSKVKIPKNPKRVLVLTANYGNFKKLGVKPVAITNVFPDSKYLDMSKVKKIDPENVEAAAKLKPDLIITYKENKNNKKLAKIALTVPIKVQDMDYKDTHIEIGKLVNKEAKAKKQADKLSEKLAKDGKEIKKAIGKDNTFSIMDIQAKDIYQFGPRFGRGSEAIYEGFKLKEDPEAKQAMPKEKFMKVPKEKFNTYSGDYLLLPTKDGKKPNNDFVKSNTWKNNKAVQNGNVIYYSMDEAIYADLISVEKQAELFKKELLKHK; this is encoded by the coding sequence TTGTTTTTAGCAGCTTGCGGTAATGGTTCGAAAAATTCAGAGTCAAAAGATGACAAAGGTACAAAGACTTATACTACAGATGATGGTAGTAAAGTAAAAATACCTAAAAATCCAAAAAGAGTACTTGTGTTAACCGCTAATTATGGAAACTTTAAAAAATTAGGTGTTAAACCTGTCGCTATCACAAATGTATTTCCAGATTCTAAATATTTAGATATGAGTAAGGTTAAAAAAATTGATCCTGAAAATGTTGAAGCGGCGGCAAAATTAAAACCAGATTTAATTATTACATATAAAGAGAACAAGAATAATAAAAAATTAGCTAAAATTGCACTGACAGTACCTATTAAAGTACAGGATATGGACTATAAAGATACACATATTGAAATTGGGAAATTAGTAAACAAAGAAGCTAAAGCTAAAAAACAAGCTGATAAACTATCAGAAAAACTAGCTAAAGATGGTAAAGAAATTAAGAAAGCAATTGGTAAAGATAATACTTTTTCAATTATGGATATTCAAGCAAAAGATATTTATCAATTTGGCCCTAGATTCGGCCGCGGAAGTGAAGCTATATATGAAGGGTTTAAGTTGAAAGAGGACCCAGAAGCTAAGCAAGCAATGCCAAAAGAGAAGTTTATGAAAGTTCCAAAAGAGAAATTCAATACGTATTCGGGAGATTATTTACTCCTTCCTACTAAAGATGGTAAGAAACCGAATAATGATTTTGTGAAATCAAATACTTGGAAAAATAATAAAGCTGTTCAAAACGGTAATGTTATTTATTATTCTATGGATGAAGCAATTTATGCAGATTTAATTTCAGTAGAGAAACAAGCTGAACTATTTAAAAAAGAACTTTTAAAGCATAAGTAA
- a CDS encoding VOC family protein has protein sequence MFNQFLGIDHVQLAAPPHNESLAKAFYSDKLGFKEIAKPSNLAKNGGVWFQVGDQQLHIGVQDDFKPATKAHPAFLVQNASDIRKELEAKEIEIIYGDELEGANRFYIYDPFGNRIEIIEWL, from the coding sequence ATGTTCAATCAATTTTTAGGTATTGATCATGTTCAGTTAGCTGCACCACCTCACAATGAATCGTTAGCAAAGGCTTTTTATTCTGATAAATTAGGTTTTAAAGAAATAGCAAAACCCTCCAATCTCGCGAAAAATGGTGGCGTTTGGTTTCAAGTTGGTGACCAACAACTACATATTGGTGTTCAAGATGACTTTAAACCAGCAACAAAGGCCCACCCAGCCTTTTTAGTACAGAACGCTTCAGATATACGGAAAGAACTTGAAGCTAAAGAAATTGAAATCATCTATGGTGATGAACTTGAAGGCGCCAATCGTTTTTATATCTATGACCCATTTGGTAACAGAATTGAAATTATAGAATGGTTATGA